The following proteins are co-located in the Microbacterium sp. SORGH_AS_0888 genome:
- a CDS encoding Asp23/Gls24 family envelope stress response protein produces MAQNITETAVAQNGKTTIVDPVVAKIAGIAAREVPGVHALGGGAARVIGNIREAVGAKDYGQGVRVEVGETEVAADISIVVDYPEELQRVANGVRTAVAEAITDLVGMKVAEINVTIVDVYIPGEDDDAETEARVQ; encoded by the coding sequence ATGGCTCAGAACATCACCGAGACCGCCGTCGCTCAGAACGGCAAGACCACGATCGTCGACCCCGTCGTCGCGAAGATCGCCGGCATCGCGGCACGCGAGGTTCCCGGCGTCCACGCCCTCGGCGGCGGAGCGGCCCGCGTGATCGGGAACATCCGCGAGGCGGTCGGCGCGAAGGACTACGGCCAGGGCGTGCGCGTCGAGGTCGGTGAGACCGAGGTCGCCGCCGACATCTCGATCGTCGTCGACTACCCCGAGGAGCTGCAGCGGGTTGCGAACGGCGTCCGCACGGCGGTCGCCGAGGCGATCACGGATCTCGTGGGCATGAAGGTCGCCGAGATCAACGTCACCATCGTCGACGTCTACATCCCCGGTGAGGACGACGACGCCGAGACCGAGGCTCGCGTCCAGTGA
- a CDS encoding Asp23/Gls24 family envelope stress response protein — protein sequence MTEQERDIGGSGYTLEDLSAYLDRGRTPAIAAIERNPECQAVLASMERLSALSREMIAQDTQEAPARSWFDGILQEVTREVRAGRDLPIGGDETTSLLVTEGALREVARRAGDAVPGVLVGRVRVTDEPEGAVALSVAVSVAYGFVIPDAAQRVREAVATAVEDLTTLRVLKVDVTVVDVEEEGR from the coding sequence ATGACCGAACAGGAGCGCGACATCGGCGGGTCCGGGTACACGCTCGAGGACCTCTCGGCCTACCTCGACCGCGGCCGGACGCCGGCGATCGCCGCGATCGAGCGCAACCCCGAGTGCCAGGCGGTGCTCGCATCGATGGAACGGCTGAGTGCGCTCTCGCGCGAGATGATCGCCCAGGACACACAGGAGGCGCCCGCACGGTCGTGGTTCGACGGCATCCTGCAGGAGGTCACGAGAGAGGTGCGTGCCGGGCGCGATCTGCCGATCGGTGGCGACGAGACGACATCCCTGCTCGTGACCGAAGGGGCGTTGCGCGAGGTGGCGCGGCGGGCGGGCGATGCGGTGCCCGGAGTGCTGGTCGGACGCGTCCGGGTGACGGACGAACCGGAGGGGGCGGTGGCGCTGTCCGTCGCGGTCAGCGTGGCGTACGGATTCGTGATCCCGGACGCTGCCCAACGCGTACGCGAGGCGGTCGCGACGGCGGTCGAGGACCTCACGACCCTGCGCGTGCTGAAGGTCGACGTCACCGTTGTCGATGTGGAGGAGGAGGGGCGATGA
- a CDS encoding GNAT family N-acetyltransferase: MDLSVPREHGPIGIRLIRQRDARVLQDHLMSNRAWLAPWEATSPDGPVSLDMRVGVRRLLQQYRDGGGVPFVMEYEGNVAGQLNVWGIARGSLASATIGYWVAKEFAGRDITPTSVALATDLCFTELRLHRMEICIRPENAASLRVVQKLGFRYEGLRRRYIHIDGDWRDHYAFALVREEVPHGVLARWVSGQAPRHAADVPEADRRG; this comes from the coding sequence GTGGATCTGAGCGTCCCTCGAGAGCACGGCCCGATCGGCATCCGGCTGATCAGGCAGCGCGACGCGCGCGTTCTCCAGGATCACCTGATGAGCAACCGTGCGTGGCTCGCGCCCTGGGAGGCGACGAGCCCCGACGGCCCGGTGTCGCTGGACATGCGGGTGGGCGTGCGCCGGCTCCTGCAGCAGTACCGCGACGGCGGCGGGGTGCCGTTCGTCATGGAGTACGAGGGGAACGTCGCCGGGCAGCTGAACGTGTGGGGGATCGCGCGCGGCTCGCTCGCCTCCGCGACGATCGGCTACTGGGTCGCGAAGGAGTTCGCCGGTCGGGACATCACGCCGACCTCCGTGGCGCTTGCCACCGACCTCTGTTTCACCGAGCTGCGGCTGCACCGCATGGAGATCTGCATCCGCCCCGAGAACGCGGCGAGCCTGCGCGTGGTGCAGAAGCTCGGCTTCCGTTATGAGGGTCTCCGGCGACGCTACATCCACATCGACGGCGACTGGCGCGACCACTACGCCTTCGCCCTCGTGCGCGAGGAGGTGCCTCACGGCGTGCTCGCGCGGTGGGTCAGCGGGCAGGCTCCGCGTCATGCCGCCGACGTCCCGGAGGCCGATCGCCGGGGCTGA
- a CDS encoding DUF2273 domain-containing protein, whose amino-acid sequence MNAIAYGTGVGIALAFAALLFGFWGFLLVVVLGGIGALVGASLSGRIDLRAALDAARGRRVG is encoded by the coding sequence GTGAACGCCATCGCCTACGGGACGGGCGTCGGCATCGCGCTCGCCTTCGCCGCCCTGCTGTTCGGGTTCTGGGGCTTCCTCCTCGTCGTCGTGCTCGGCGGCATCGGCGCCCTCGTGGGTGCAAGCCTCTCCGGCCGGATCGACCTGCGCGCCGCCCTCGACGCGGCACGCGGGCGCCGGGTCGGCTGA
- the galU gene encoding UTP--glucose-1-phosphate uridylyltransferase GalU, translating into MSHKPFKAVIPAAGLGTRFLPATKAMPKEMLPVVDKPAIQYVVEEAVGAGIEDVLIIIGRNKNNIANHFDSMPELEQKLREKGDSDKLAKVEHSSDLADIHLVRQGEPKGLGHAVLRAQAHVGDHPFAVLLGDDLIDERDPLLSQMLAEYDKRGAAVIALMEVDPDHIHLYGVAAVEETGTEGVVKITGMVEKPKKEDAPSNLAVIGRYVLGADVFEVLEHTAPGKGGEIQLTDALQEMAADPEKGVYGVVFRGRRYDTGDKLDYIKAIVQLASDRDDLGPDLRPWLKDFASGL; encoded by the coding sequence TCGGGACCCGGTTCCTGCCGGCGACCAAGGCGATGCCGAAGGAGATGCTGCCCGTCGTCGACAAGCCCGCGATCCAGTACGTCGTCGAAGAGGCGGTGGGCGCTGGCATCGAGGACGTGCTCATCATCATCGGGCGCAACAAGAACAACATCGCGAACCACTTCGACTCCATGCCGGAGCTCGAGCAGAAGCTGCGCGAGAAAGGCGACTCCGACAAGCTCGCGAAGGTCGAGCACTCCTCCGATCTCGCCGACATCCACCTCGTCCGTCAGGGGGAGCCCAAAGGACTGGGACACGCAGTGCTGCGCGCCCAGGCCCACGTGGGCGACCATCCCTTCGCGGTGCTCCTCGGGGACGACCTGATCGATGAGCGGGACCCGCTGCTGTCGCAGATGCTCGCCGAGTACGACAAGCGCGGCGCAGCCGTCATCGCCCTCATGGAGGTCGACCCCGACCACATCCACCTCTACGGCGTCGCTGCGGTCGAGGAGACCGGCACGGAGGGGGTCGTCAAGATCACCGGGATGGTCGAGAAGCCGAAGAAAGAGGACGCTCCCTCCAACCTGGCCGTGATCGGACGCTACGTGCTGGGAGCGGATGTCTTCGAGGTGCTCGAGCACACGGCCCCCGGCAAGGGCGGTGAGATCCAGCTGACGGATGCGCTGCAGGAGATGGCGGCCGACCCCGAGAAGGGGGTGTACGGCGTCGTGTTCCGCGGGCGTCGCTACGACACGGGCGACAAGCTCGACTACATCAAGGCGATCGTGCAGCTCGCCAGCGACCGCGACGACCTCGGCCCCGACCTGCGGCCGTGGCTGAAGGACTTCGCCTCCGGGCTCTGA
- a CDS encoding large exoprotein: MNARTALAQQRLARKTLAEREEAQLARARAEAEAERASTRAALEAAKAEAAAQREEAERRAARARALPAARRARARRRLRLLATVLTVLGLAASGTGVWMVMTAGAQTLLWAGGVATVIGFLLLQRMARVAARAATRSVAEPATVPQTVQDVELPVAAPRATWHPRQLPKPLVSSTGSRAAAVLDGAAAREALRAAALEEAKREKAEEAAPPSIAVAREERAASASPFASMGYVDDAEIEDHVRRLLDQRRAAG; the protein is encoded by the coding sequence TTGAACGCCCGCACCGCGTTGGCTCAGCAGCGCTTGGCGCGGAAGACGCTCGCGGAACGCGAGGAGGCCCAGCTCGCTCGGGCACGTGCCGAAGCCGAGGCCGAGCGGGCGAGCACACGTGCCGCGCTCGAGGCCGCGAAGGCTGAGGCCGCCGCGCAGCGCGAAGAGGCCGAGCGTCGCGCTGCACGCGCGCGAGCGCTGCCCGCCGCCCGCCGTGCCCGGGCACGACGGCGTCTGCGCCTTCTGGCGACCGTGCTGACGGTGCTCGGGCTTGCGGCATCCGGAACGGGCGTCTGGATGGTGATGACCGCCGGCGCGCAGACCCTGCTGTGGGCGGGTGGCGTTGCCACCGTCATCGGTTTCCTCCTGCTGCAGCGGATGGCGCGAGTGGCCGCCCGTGCGGCGACCCGGTCGGTTGCTGAGCCGGCGACCGTGCCCCAGACCGTGCAGGACGTCGAGCTGCCCGTCGCGGCGCCACGGGCCACATGGCATCCGCGGCAGCTGCCGAAACCGCTCGTCTCGTCCACGGGCTCGCGCGCGGCGGCCGTGCTCGACGGTGCGGCGGCGCGGGAGGCGCTGCGCGCCGCGGCGCTTGAGGAGGCCAAGCGCGAGAAGGCCGAGGAGGCGGCGCCGCCGTCGATCGCCGTCGCGCGTGAGGAGCGGGCGGCATCCGCGTCGCCGTTCGCCAGCATGGGCTACGTCGATGACGCAGAGATCGAGGATCACGTGCGGCGGCTGCTGGACCAGCGTCGCGCTGCGGGCTGA
- a CDS encoding DUF6286 domain-containing protein has translation MTERALRAAERRMLYRSRSAAVTVALVILVIAAAYGATEAVLAALGQPPLLRSPADTVRLLATDDVARWIAIGALGVAGIAALVAALTPGSRHRRRVHDERFRAVVDDDVIAGSASRVAATVGAVPSAHVLTRMSRRQALVEVRPTTGFPVEQSTVTDAVARDLAELSLRPAPRVRVAVATKGTLS, from the coding sequence ATGACCGAACGCGCACTGCGCGCCGCAGAACGCCGGATGCTGTATCGCTCGCGCAGCGCCGCCGTCACCGTCGCGCTCGTCATCCTCGTGATCGCGGCTGCGTACGGGGCCACGGAGGCCGTGCTCGCCGCCCTCGGGCAGCCGCCGCTGCTGCGCTCCCCCGCCGACACCGTACGCCTGCTGGCGACGGACGACGTGGCGCGATGGATCGCGATCGGCGCGCTCGGCGTCGCGGGGATCGCGGCGCTCGTCGCGGCCCTCACACCCGGGTCGCGGCACCGCCGCCGCGTGCACGACGAGCGCTTCCGCGCCGTCGTCGACGACGACGTCATCGCCGGCTCCGCATCTCGGGTCGCCGCCACGGTCGGCGCCGTGCCGTCCGCGCACGTCCTCACCCGCATGAGCCGGCGTCAGGCGCTCGTCGAGGTCCGCCCGACGACGGGGTTCCCGGTCGAGCAGAGCACCGTCACGGATGCCGTCGCCCGCGACCTCGCGGAGCTCTCCCTCCGGCCCGCACCGCGCGTACGGGTGGCCGTCGCAACGAAGGGAACCCTCTCATGA
- a CDS encoding CsbD family protein — translation MGIADDIKHAAEDLAGKAKEATGKLTGNDKLEAEGKTEQVTSDVKKTGTDIKDAVTGDK, via the coding sequence ATGGGAATCGCCGACGACATCAAGCACGCTGCCGAGGACCTCGCCGGCAAGGCGAAGGAGGCCACCGGCAAGCTCACCGGCAACGACAAGCTCGAGGCCGAGGGCAAGACCGAGCAGGTCACGTCCGACGTCAAGAAGACGGGCACCGACATCAAGGATGCGGTCACCGGCGACAAGTGA
- a CDS encoding RNA polymerase sigma factor, producing MISIESASDAVLAGRAADGDTDAFAVLMRRHAPYLIAFATRMMSSRADAEDCVQEAFITAWQKLPSLDAPERVRSWLSTIVVRKVNDRFRQRHPVDSLEGVDVADAAVGPEERAELGSQVEQLRRALAGLPDDVRVAWVMREIGGHSYQEIAAQTGATESTVRGRIARARRAVMQNMEDWR from the coding sequence GTGATCTCGATCGAGTCGGCGTCGGACGCGGTTCTCGCGGGCCGTGCGGCCGATGGCGACACCGACGCGTTCGCCGTCCTCATGCGTCGGCACGCGCCCTACCTGATCGCATTCGCGACGCGGATGATGTCCTCGCGGGCGGATGCGGAGGACTGCGTGCAGGAGGCGTTCATCACCGCCTGGCAGAAGCTGCCGAGCCTCGATGCCCCCGAGCGTGTGCGATCGTGGCTGTCCACGATCGTCGTGCGGAAGGTGAACGACCGGTTCCGGCAGCGGCATCCGGTCGACTCGCTCGAGGGTGTCGATGTCGCCGACGCGGCGGTCGGACCCGAGGAGCGTGCGGAGCTCGGCTCTCAGGTGGAACAGCTGCGGCGGGCGCTGGCAGGGCTTCCCGATGATGTGAGGGTGGCATGGGTCATGCGGGAGATCGGCGGGCACTCCTATCAGGAGATCGCCGCGCAGACCGGTGCGACCGAGTCGACCGTGCGCGGCAGGATCGCTCGTGCGCGGCGCGCGGTGATGCAGAACATGGAGGACTGGCGATGA